A stretch of DNA from Halobacteriovorax vibrionivorans:
CGTGTCGCAATCCTGATTTTCTCTGATCGTTGATCGAGAGTGCCTTTTTCTTGATAGAGGTTAAAGCATAATTCTTTAAGTTGGTTAAGTTGATCTTCTTCGTATGGTATTCCAAGTGCCGTGATATGAACTCTTCCGCTTGCTTTCTTTATACTGTTATTAGCAATTGAAATAAAGACAGAGCCTAGGGTTGCCATCTTTCTTCTTTCTGAGATTTTTTCGCGCTCGATTTCAATTCGATTACCATGAATTAATATTGGTGGTACTTCTTCAGTTTTATTAAGTTTAACTTCTCCATTTGCAAATATCGTTACAACATCACGATTAGCAATCTCAAGAGCTTTAGATTTTGGAAGAATCGTATTTAAAAATTCAATATGCTTTCTTATAAAATAAGTTTCACCGTGAATGGGGATTGCGATCGTTGGCAGATATGCTTCGTAAACGTCTTTTAAGTCTTCTTTTCCAGGGTGACCAGAGGCGTGAATTAAACCATTGGCATTAGTTATAACTTCTGCACCAGAACTTGTTAGTTCGTTATAAAGAAAGGCAAGTTTCTTTTCATTTCCAGGAATTGCTTTTGAACTGAAAATGAATGTATCTTTTTCATTCACTTTAAAAAACTTATCGTTACCACTTGAGATTCGTTTAACAGTACCTCTAAACTCACCTTGGCTACCTGAGCAGATTATAATCTGTTTCTTTGAGAGGTCTTGTACGCTTTCAACTTCTCTAATAAGCCCATGATCATCAAAGATTTCACATTCACTAGCAATTCGAGTGTATTTTAATAATGATCGGCCATAAGTGATAACTTTAAGGTTTTGTTCTTTGGCGATATCAAATATTGTTTGAATACGATGAATATTTGAAGCAAAGCAGGTGATAAAGACTCTTCCTGGTGCATCTTTTATAAACTTAGAAAGATCGCTTTTTAACTCAGATTCTGAAGTCGTTCTTAAGGCAGAGCTCGTTATATTTGTAGAATCAAGCATTGAAATTCTATTGGTATACTTTCTTGCTAGTGATTTCATTTGTTCCAGATCAATAGGACCTTCGTATGGGCAGTTGAAGTCACTTTTGAAATCAGAAATAAAAAGAATGCCAGTATCGATCTCTTTAATTCCAAGATGTAGTCCTTTTGTATTTGGAATAGAGTGATTAACGTGGACTGCATTTATTTCTATTTTATCAATAATTAATGTGTCATCTAAACGATGGATTTTTTTTGAGAGATCGAGATAATTTAACTTATCTTCAATCAATTCTTTGGCAAATTTTGGTGCGTGTATTTGGGCCTCAGGAAATTTTTCTATATAGTGAGAAATCGCACCAATGTGATCCTCGTGTCCATGTGAAATAATAATATTTGAAATTTTTAATTTTACGTCAGAGAGATCAGGGATTAAATAATTAATGTCAAAGCAATCTTCTGAAGGAAAGAGGATTCCTGCATCAATGATGATATTTGTTTCTTCATAAGATATCAGAGTTGCATTTGATCCAATTTGTCCAACACCACCAAGTGGAGAGATTGTTAATTTTGACATTAATTGCCTTTTGTCGAATTTAGTAAAAGTTCAAACTCTTTATTTTGATCAATAAATTGTAAGAGGCGTGCAGATAAGATCTCTGATGCAACATCAGTTTCTTCACCGACTATAAAGTCAGCGTGTTGTCGTTGAGGTGCCAGAAACTTTTCATACATTGGCCTAACACTATCGTAGTATTGATTAATAACACTTTCAAGGCTTCGGCCACGTTCCGCTACATCTCGGTTAAGACGACGTGTGAATCTTATATCTGCTTCAACATGTAGAAAGCACTTTATATCTAATTGATCGCGAATGATTTGATTGAAAAGTGTGAAGATACCCTCAAATAAAATAACGGGAGTAGGTGTTAATGTAGTTGTTTTATCAAGTCTTCGACTTGTTTTAAAATCATAGTTTGGAACTTCAATTGATTGTCCTTCTTTTAGTTGGACAATGTGTTCTTGTAAAAGATCCCAATCAAAAGCTTTGGGATGGTCGTAATTTGGACGCCCTGATTTTGTATAATACTCTTTTGGTTGTTCTGGTAAGTAATATGAGTCCATAGATAACATGGACACTTTTTCTTGAGGAAGTTTTGAAATAACTTTAGAGGCAAACGTTGTTTTACCCGAGCCTGATCCGCCTGTGATCCCAATTAGCTTCATAGATTACCTTTTGAATAATGTTTTCAGTAACTTAACACGGATTTATTTCACATCAAATAAAAGAGGTGATAATCTTATAATAATTACATTTCATGCTAGTTTGAGGAATAATTAATGCCAAGATATCTGCTAATATCCCTATTTTTTATCGTAACTTCAATAGTTTACGCAGACCCATTGAAGATCGCTATTTCCTCTTCTCCAAATAGTTTAAGCCCATTTTTTTCTACTGATGCAAATTCGCAAAACATTAATCGCCTGGTTAATGGTTCATTGATAGATTTTGATATTAATATGAAGCCAATTTGCCAGCTTTGTGAAAGTTACGAAGAATTTAGAACAATCGATAGTTATAAGATCCGTTTTAAGCTCAAGGAAAATATTTATTTCTCAAATGGTGAGAAAATAACGGCAAGAAGTGTTAAGCAATCTCATTACTACTTCACTGAGACTGAAAAAATTAAATCGATATTTCGATTTGCTTTTTCAAATATTACAGAAGTTAAGATTTTAGATAAATATACATTTGAATTAATATACAAATCATATGGCCTTGATCATTTACCAAATCTTGTGCTTTTTAAGATAATACAGATACCTAATTATAAAACCTTAGACCAGGTTGAATTAAACGATATCGTAGGTGCAGGTGATTATCGAATTACCGATATTAAACCACTTCAAATAGACTTAAAGTCGAATATAGAAGGACGCCAAGACTTAAGCTTTGTGGTTGTTAAAGACGAAACGACACTTGCGCTTAAATTAGTAAAGGGTGAAATTGACTTATCTGTATCAAATATTTCACCACGTAAGGTAAATTATTTAATCAATAAAGGTAGTGTGAAGGTTAAAAAGGTTCTAGGTACAGATTATAATTATATTGGTCTAAATCAGCGCAAGGAACAATTACAAAATCTTAAGGTTAGAAAGGCATTAAGCCATTTAATACCTCGTGAAAAGATTATTAAGTATAAGTTTAAAAACTACGCAGTCGCTTCAAATGGTTTATTTGCTAAGTCTTTTGAGAAGTTCTATTTAGATTCTCCTGTTGATAATTATGACCCGGCCAAAGCTAAGTCTTTGTTTATTGAAGCAGGTTATAAGCATAACAATGGTTTCTGGTATAATGGTGATGGTAAGAAGTTTAAGATTACTTTTAAAACGAGTAGTAATAAGTTTCAACAAGAGTTAGTTACAATCATTAGAAATGAATTCGTCGACTTTGGAATTGATATCCAAATTGTTCCTCAGGAATGGGGGACATTTCTTAGAGGAATAAAACGTGGTGAATACGATCTCTACCTTGGACGTTGGGTCGGATTTACTGGTCAAGATATGCTTAAATTTGCTTTTCACTCTGAAAATATGGCACCGAAAGGGGCAAATCGTGTTTTCTTTGATAATAAAGAGTTCGATAGTTTAATTGCTCAAGCGGAAGATACTATTAATAAAAGCAAAGAAATTGAAATTTATAAGAAAGCAAATTCTGTCGTTAATAGAGAATACCCTTATATAAGTTTATGGCATCCAGACGTTATTTGGGTCATGAATAAGTGTATTCATCTTGATCAGGTATATCCAAACGGAAACTTTCTAGTTCTAAAGGAAATTAAAAATGTCTGTAAAAACTGAAGTTTTTAAAATTGTGACAATTGAGTTTAAAACAAGTTCTCAATGTGAGGAAGTTAACAAAATCGCTCTGAATGATTTCGAAGTTGATGGTATTGAAGAATTCTCAATGGAAGAAGAGAGAGTAGATGAGATCCTAGGGGAAAGAGCATACTCTGGTGGTGATGTACCTGAATCAGTAATTGATGAAGTCGTAGATATTTCTGCAAATGAAGATGTGAAAAAGTTTAATTACTTCTTTTTCCAAGGTGACATCTCTAGAGCAGAGGAGTTTGCAAAAGCTCTAGATCAAATGGACCTTTCTTATGAAATAAAAGAAGAAGAATATTCAGATTGGAATGAAGTTTGGAAAAAGCACTATGCACCGATTGAAGTTACAGATGAGTTGAGTGTCATTCCAGAGTGGTTTAAGGAAGATGATTATAAAACAAATGATAACAATATTTATATAATCCCTGGGATGGGATTTGGTACTGGTGAGCATGAGACAACATATTTATGCTTAAAGCACTATATGGCCGTGAAAGATGATTTCAAAGATAAGGATCTTTGCCTTGATTTTGGTTGTGGTTCAGGGATCTTGGGTATAGGTGCAGTTAAAAAGAATAATATGTTGGTGGACTTTGTCGATATTGATCCAGCGGCCCTCGATAATTGTCATGAAAATTTAAAATTAAATCTCGTTGAAGATCGGTTAAATGGACATCGCCTTATTGCTAGAAAACGTTTTAGTGTAGATGATAAATATAAGTTAGTTTTTGCTAATATTTTAAAACATGTCTTGTTGTCTGAGAAAGATCTCCTTCTGGAGTCTCTCGATGATGGAGCTTATCTAATCTTATCTGGAATTTTAAACGAACAAGTTGATGATATTCTTGAAGAGTACAAGAGCTTGAAAAAAATTGATGTACTTTCTAAAGGGGATTGGTCTGCCATCTTAATGAAAAAAGATTAATCTCAAATATAAAGGAGTCCTTATGCGTGCGATTTACACAAGAGACGATTTATCACCATCTATTGATGGAATATTGAGAATAAATGATGATCGAAGCCATCATTTAATTAAAGTTGCGCGTGTAAAAAATGGGGATGAAGTACTAATCCTTGATGGTCAAGGTGGCCGTTATCTTAGTGAAGTTATTAATTGTACTAAGAGAGAGGTTTCACTTAAGGTGAAGTCTTTTGATAAGGAAGAGAGATATTCAAATATTGATTTGGCCCTTGGTCTACCCAAAAGAGAAGCTTTTGAAAGTGCAATCAAGAATGCTACACAAGTTGGTATTAGTGCAATCTACCCATTTCGTGCAGAGTATTCTCAGTGGTCAATTAAAAACTTTTCTAGAGTTGAAACGGTCATAGAAAGTGCTCTTATACAATCAAATAACTGTTACTTCCCAAAGATAAATGAAGAAGTTAATAGTTTAGATGCGCTATTTGAGATTTTTAGCAGTTATGACTATATCTTTCTGACCACACTTTCTGATGCAGCAAATACAACTAAAGAAGCAACTAATTTAAGAAATAAAAAAATATTAATTATTATTGGACCAGAAGGTGGACTTTCACCCAAAGAAGAAGAACTTGTATTAAAACAAAGTAATGTTTTTGGTTTAAAGTTGTCGACACCAATTTTAAAAACAGAGACTGCGGTACCAACAATTGTTGGATACATACTCGGAAAATTTGATGTTAAATAAAAAATGTGTCATCCTATTATAAGAGGGATTTGGGATGAATATTGATACTGAACTACTAAATAAAAATAAGTACAACTCAATGAATATAAATAATTTAGATGATATCGATAACTTCGATATAGAAGACATTCCATTTAAACCAATAAATGAAGGCCTAGGTTTTCATCATGGGCAAAAAGAGAAGAGAACTCTTAAGCAAACACGTGTTGAAGTTACACCTACGCAAGCTCATGTAAACAATTTTAATAAGGTCTTAGGTCGAGAAAAGGAAATGAGTGTTCCATCTGAATTGGAAGCTTTTTACCGTAAAGGACAAGAGTCTGATATCCCTCAAGTTAATCGTGAAATTGAAATTAAAAGTAAATCGAAGGAAGTTTCTATCGTTAGAAGGTTCTTCTCTTATGTAATTGACATGAGTGTATCGACAGTGATCTTTGCTGTTATTATTTCTTCAATGTTCTTCATGACATCAATTCCATTAGAATCTTTTGTTTCATTAACACTTAAAAACTCTAGCTACCGTTATTTGATCGCTCTATTTGTTTTAATTCACTTAATTTATAGAATCACTTCTGTTTATCGACCGACTCTTGGTCAATATATTTGTGGTGTTAAGCCAAAGCAATCAAATGAAGCAGCTTTTAATACGATAATTGAAAGAACGCTATTTGAGTTTTTATCAATACCTCTTCTTGGAATTCCATATATCTTTGGACTGGATAAGAAGTTCTTTGGTAACAACCTAAAGAAGAATAAGTAAGATGAGTTACGAAGACGCTAAAGATTATGTAAATAAACATTTCAAAGACAAGAAGGTTGTTTTTACTAATGGATGTTTCGATATTCTTCATCGAGGTCATTTAATGTATTTAAATGAAGCTCGAGCGCTAGGCGATGAGCTTATTATAGGATTAAATTCAGATGCTAGTGTAAAACGTCTTAAAGGTGATGATCGTCCTGTTAATAATGAAGATGACCGTCTTTATATGCTTGAAAATCTAAAGGCCGTAAGTAAGGTTTTTATTTTTGAAGAAGATACTCCTTATGATCTCATAAAAGCAGTAGAACCAAACATTTTAGTTAAAGGTGGCGATTGGGCCGTTGATCAAATTGTTGGACACGATATTGTGACTGGCAATGGTGGTAAGGTTCTAAGCTTAAACTTTGAAGATGGTTACTCAACGACTAATCTAATTTCAAGAATTCAAGGCCGCTCATAGGTGTATCTACAAAAGTTTGCAGACCACTATCTGATATCAAACGAAGTTTCACAAATATTGATTCCCTTTGAACATTTATTAGTCTCAATAAAGGCTTCGTTAAAAACAGGCTTACCTGTAATTATTCTTTATCATGATCATGAATACGATTTAGCAAAACTTAAGAGTAAACATTTTATTCACAATGATAAACTTTCATTTATTAATACATCTCTAAAAAATCGATTTGAAACACATTGTAAAATTAGTAACCTTAGTGAAATGCTCCATTATATGCTTGAGTTGAACACTCGGCTATCTTAAAAAAACTTAACTTTTTTTCCACTTTTATCTCAAGAATATTTCCGAGTAACCGTTATGGGTATTACAACCAGTTGGGACTGGTTGTTTGGGATTTAATTGTTGAGACAAGGAGTTTCAACGCAAATTACACAAGGAGGTTGCTTATTCGAGGAGAATAGTAATGGGATTAAGAATTAACACGAACACACAGTCAATTGCAGCACAAAGAAGTTTAGGTCAAGTTAAGAGAGCACAAGGTGAATCTTTAAATAAGTTAGCATCTGGTTCTAGAATTAATAAAGCCTCAGACGATGCTGCAGGACTTGCGATATCTGAAAAGTTAAGAGCAAACATCAGAG
This window harbors:
- the udk gene encoding uridine kinase, translating into MKLIGITGGSGSGKTTFASKVISKLPQEKVSMLSMDSYYLPEQPKEYYTKSGRPNYDHPKAFDWDLLQEHIVQLKEGQSIEVPNYDFKTSRRLDKTTTLTPTPVILFEGIFTLFNQIIRDQLDIKCFLHVEADIRFTRRLNRDVAERGRSLESVINQYYDSVRPMYEKFLAPQRQHADFIVGEETDVASEILSARLLQFIDQNKEFELLLNSTKGN
- a CDS encoding ABC transporter substrate-binding protein — its product is MPRYLLISLFFIVTSIVYADPLKIAISSSPNSLSPFFSTDANSQNINRLVNGSLIDFDINMKPICQLCESYEEFRTIDSYKIRFKLKENIYFSNGEKITARSVKQSHYYFTETEKIKSIFRFAFSNITEVKILDKYTFELIYKSYGLDHLPNLVLFKIIQIPNYKTLDQVELNDIVGAGDYRITDIKPLQIDLKSNIEGRQDLSFVVVKDETTLALKLVKGEIDLSVSNISPRKVNYLINKGSVKVKKVLGTDYNYIGLNQRKEQLQNLKVRKALSHLIPREKIIKYKFKNYAVASNGLFAKSFEKFYLDSPVDNYDPAKAKSLFIEAGYKHNNGFWYNGDGKKFKITFKTSSNKFQQELVTIIRNEFVDFGIDIQIVPQEWGTFLRGIKRGEYDLYLGRWVGFTGQDMLKFAFHSENMAPKGANRVFFDNKEFDSLIAQAEDTINKSKEIEIYKKANSVVNREYPYISLWHPDVIWVMNKCIHLDQVYPNGNFLVLKEIKNVCKN
- a CDS encoding ribonuclease J — encoded protein: MSKLTISPLGGVGQIGSNATLISYEETNIIIDAGILFPSEDCFDINYLIPDLSDVKLKISNIIISHGHEDHIGAISHYIEKFPEAQIHAPKFAKELIEDKLNYLDLSKKIHRLDDTLIIDKIEINAVHVNHSIPNTKGLHLGIKEIDTGILFISDFKSDFNCPYEGPIDLEQMKSLARKYTNRISMLDSTNITSSALRTTSESELKSDLSKFIKDAPGRVFITCFASNIHRIQTIFDIAKEQNLKVITYGRSLLKYTRIASECEIFDDHGLIREVESVQDLSKKQIIICSGSQGEFRGTVKRISSGNDKFFKVNEKDTFIFSSKAIPGNEKKLAFLYNELTSSGAEVITNANGLIHASGHPGKEDLKDVYEAYLPTIAIPIHGETYFIRKHIEFLNTILPKSKALEIANRDVVTIFANGEVKLNKTEEVPPILIHGNRIEIEREKISERRKMATLGSVFISIANNSIKKASGRVHITALGIPYEEDQLNQLKELCFNLYQEKGTLDQRSEKIRIATRRYFQNILGYRPLAIVHIC
- a CDS encoding 50S ribosomal protein L11 methyltransferase; amino-acid sequence: MSVKTEVFKIVTIEFKTSSQCEEVNKIALNDFEVDGIEEFSMEEERVDEILGERAYSGGDVPESVIDEVVDISANEDVKKFNYFFFQGDISRAEEFAKALDQMDLSYEIKEEEYSDWNEVWKKHYAPIEVTDELSVIPEWFKEDDYKTNDNNIYIIPGMGFGTGEHETTYLCLKHYMAVKDDFKDKDLCLDFGCGSGILGIGAVKKNNMLVDFVDIDPAALDNCHENLKLNLVEDRLNGHRLIARKRFSVDDKYKLVFANILKHVLLSEKDLLLESLDDGAYLILSGILNEQVDDILEEYKSLKKIDVLSKGDWSAILMKKD
- a CDS encoding RDD family protein; the encoded protein is MNIDTELLNKNKYNSMNINNLDDIDNFDIEDIPFKPINEGLGFHHGQKEKRTLKQTRVEVTPTQAHVNNFNKVLGREKEMSVPSELEAFYRKGQESDIPQVNREIEIKSKSKEVSIVRRFFSYVIDMSVSTVIFAVIISSMFFMTSIPLESFVSLTLKNSSYRYLIALFVLIHLIYRITSVYRPTLGQYICGVKPKQSNEAAFNTIIERTLFEFLSIPLLGIPYIFGLDKKFFGNNLKKNK
- the rfaE2 gene encoding D-glycero-beta-D-manno-heptose 1-phosphate adenylyltransferase; translation: MSYEDAKDYVNKHFKDKKVVFTNGCFDILHRGHLMYLNEARALGDELIIGLNSDASVKRLKGDDRPVNNEDDRLYMLENLKAVSKVFIFEEDTPYDLIKAVEPNILVKGGDWAVDQIVGHDIVTGNGGKVLSLNFEDGYSTTNLISRIQGRS
- a CDS encoding RsmE family RNA methyltransferase; protein product: MRAIYTRDDLSPSIDGILRINDDRSHHLIKVARVKNGDEVLILDGQGGRYLSEVINCTKREVSLKVKSFDKEERYSNIDLALGLPKREAFESAIKNATQVGISAIYPFRAEYSQWSIKNFSRVETVIESALIQSNNCYFPKINEEVNSLDALFEIFSSYDYIFLTTLSDAANTTKEATNLRNKKILIIIGPEGGLSPKEEELVLKQSNVFGLKLSTPILKTETAVPTIVGYILGKFDVK